In Microbacterium pumilum, the following proteins share a genomic window:
- a CDS encoding HAMP domain-containing sensor histidine kinase: MNLSRLSIRARITWGSLLIAIMISVVVGIVIFTQVERIVSEGQQRLLVGIEGPYVTAINGGDTHEMDLPGPGQFVAVVDPSGAVVLNTLPDALADQVATIAERSDSVRTLGDDYLVRSASVSTTDGAWQVITASDNDEEVLRAVALLLIGSLTVINVAFGAAAWLIGSAALAPVTRLRRSAEELVTSPGTDLLPVGPAEDEIAELAATLNELIGDLRASAERERQIVSDASHEFRTPLAIIQTRLELAQRQAENLPDMKADVAAAQKTLSRLSSLATSMLELSRIESQAEPGRSSAADLARELADAADRGRQRAAARDIRIDYSADVGGDAIVNVSESDFGRVCDNLVGNALEAVGDAGSIEMRLVKVGDALRLTVSDDGGGMDPAYVPHAFDRFSRESKARTRGGTGLGLSIVAGIAALSGGTAALHNQPGVGLRVDVTLPDVSSDPA, encoded by the coding sequence GTGAACCTCTCACGGCTGTCGATCCGCGCCCGCATCACGTGGGGCAGCCTGCTGATCGCGATCATGATCTCAGTCGTCGTGGGGATCGTGATCTTCACGCAGGTCGAGCGCATCGTCAGCGAAGGTCAGCAGCGTCTCCTCGTGGGGATCGAGGGCCCATATGTCACGGCGATCAATGGCGGTGACACGCATGAGATGGACCTCCCCGGACCGGGTCAATTCGTGGCCGTCGTAGATCCCTCGGGGGCGGTGGTCCTCAACACCCTTCCCGACGCGCTTGCCGATCAGGTTGCGACGATCGCGGAGCGTTCCGACAGTGTGCGAACGCTCGGCGATGACTATCTGGTCCGGTCGGCATCGGTGTCCACCACCGATGGCGCGTGGCAGGTGATCACCGCGAGCGACAACGACGAGGAGGTCCTGCGGGCCGTTGCGCTGCTCCTCATCGGCAGCCTCACGGTGATCAACGTCGCATTCGGTGCGGCTGCATGGCTCATCGGATCGGCGGCGCTCGCCCCCGTGACCCGCCTTCGACGGAGTGCCGAGGAGTTGGTCACCAGCCCCGGTACGGACCTCCTGCCAGTCGGACCGGCCGAAGACGAGATCGCCGAACTCGCCGCGACCCTCAACGAGCTGATCGGCGATCTGCGCGCGTCAGCGGAACGCGAACGACAGATCGTCTCGGACGCTAGCCATGAATTCCGGACACCCCTCGCCATCATCCAGACTCGCCTCGAGCTTGCCCAGCGTCAGGCCGAGAATCTCCCCGACATGAAGGCGGATGTCGCCGCCGCGCAGAAGACGCTGTCCCGCCTCTCGTCGCTGGCGACGTCCATGCTCGAGTTGTCTCGTATCGAGTCCCAAGCTGAGCCGGGCAGATCATCGGCCGCCGACTTGGCGCGTGAACTCGCGGATGCCGCTGACCGTGGGCGCCAACGAGCGGCGGCCCGCGACATCCGCATCGACTACTCAGCCGATGTCGGCGGCGACGCCATCGTCAATGTGAGTGAGTCTGACTTCGGACGCGTGTGCGACAACCTGGTCGGAAACGCCCTGGAAGCGGTCGGCGACGCTGGCAGCATCGAGATGCGCCTCGTGAAAGTGGGTGACGCCCTCCGGCTCACGGTGAGCGACGACGGCGGCGGGATGGACCCGGCCTACGTTCCTCATGCCTTCGATCGCTTCTCCCGAGAAAGCAAAGCGCGCACCCGAGGCGGTACAGGGCTCGGACTATCGATCGTGGCGGGCATCGCGGCCCTCTCCGGAGGCACGGCCGCCCTCCACAATCAGCCCGGCGTCGGGCTCCGCGTTGATGTGACTCTCCCGGACGTCAGCTCTGATCCAGCCTGA